A segment of the Bacteroidales bacterium genome:
TGACATTGATGCAACCAAAAATATTGGGTCAACTATAGTTAACGGAAAAGAAGTTTACCAGTTCGAGAATCGCTATATCTGTAAAGATGGTTCTGTAAAGTGGTTGTCGTGGAACTCATATCCCGAAAATGAAGATGAAATCATGTATGGTGTTGCCCGCGATGTAACGGATTATAAAACAATGGAGAAGGAATTGAAGGAGCGGGAAGAAATGTTCCGCTTAATCGCAAGCAACTCCATTGATGCGATCTGGCAGATGGATCTCAAGCTCAGGTTCACCTACATGAGTCCATCGTGTTATGGTATGACAGGATACACACAGGAGGAGATGGTCGGAAAACCTTTATATAAATTTGCCACCTGGAAGGCATTTGCAAAAATGGGGCGCGCTGCCATAAGCACCATCGCTAATTTTCCACAGCAGTCAAAAGTGCTCATTGAATCCACTTTACTAAAGAAAAATGGTGAAGAATTACCTGTTGAGATTATTGGGAAATTGCTCACAGATGAAAAAGGAAAACTGATAGGATTGCAAGGCTCAACACGCGATATCAGCGGACGTAAAATAGCCGAACTTAAACTTCGCCAACTCTCCAGGGCTGTTGAACAAAGCCCGGCGAGTATTGTAATTACCGACCTCCATGGCAGCATTGAATATGTAAACCCAAAGTTTACTGATATTACCGGTTACACGGCTCAAGAGGCATTAGGAAATAACCCGAGAATATTGAAATCAGGATTGGCATCTAAAGAGATGTACCATGATTTGTGGAAAACCATCACCAGCGGCAATACCTGGAGAGGTGAGTTCCATAACAGGAAGAAGAACGGGAAACTGTACTGGGAGATGGCTTCAATATCCCCAATTTTGAATGAAAAGGGTGAAGTAACACATTTTATAGGTATTAAAGAAGATATTACAGAACGCAAACGCCAGGAAGAAAAACTTAAGCAAAACGAAGAAAAGCACCGCTCACTTATTGAACAAATGCTTGAAGGATTGCTGGTGGTCAGCGTTGAAGGTTGGATACAATTTGCGAACCCAGCGTTTTGCAACATACTCGGTTATGATGAATCAGAACTCATCGGCAAAAACGCACACAAAATACTGCTGAATGATGAAAGCCGGAAATTCATCATTGAGAAAGAACAAAACCGACGAAAAGGAATATCTGAGCAATACGAATTAAACATGCACACCAAATCGGGTGAAGAAGTATTCTTGCTGATGAGTTCAACGCCTGTTAAGAATGCTAAGGGTGAAGTAATTGGCTCTATGTCAACCTGCATTGATATTACAGAACGCAAAAAGGTTGTGGATGTGCTTAAAAACCGCGAACAATTTTTGCAAAAGATCTTCGACATCTTACCCATCGGGCTTTGGTTCGCCGATGAAAAAGGAACGTTGCTCAAGGGAAATGCTGCCGGGGTAAAAATCTGGGGCGGAGAACCCAGGGTTGGAATAAAAGATTATGGTGTATTCAAAGCCAGAAGACTGCCTTCACGTGAGGAAATAAAACCCTCAGAATGGGCGTTGGCAAAAGCTGTTGCTGAAGGCATTACTACCGAAGAGGAACTACTCGAAATTGATACATTCGACGGCCGAAAGAAAATTATCCTCAATTATGCCGCCCCGATCCTAATTGATGGCAACGTACAAGGTGCTATTGTTTTGAACCGGGATATTACAGAAAGATTCAAATACGACCTGATCCAAAAAATCCAGTACAACATGGCCCAGGCTATGGTGGTTTCAAAAAACCTGTCGGAATTGTATGCGATCACAAGAGAAGAACTCAGTGTTTTATTTGATACTTCCAACTTCTTTATTGCTTTTTACGATGACAAAACCGGGTTGTTATCCTCGCCTTTTGACATGACTGAGGACGATCACATCCAAAACTGGCCTGCTGAGAAATCCCTTACAGGAATTGTGATTAAGAAAGGTAAAGCGTTGTTGCTGACGAAGGAGGAAATAGGCCAGATGGTGCGGGATGGCATCATCAACCTTATTGGCCAACGCTCTGAAATATGGATGGGCGTGCCAATAAAAACCAGCAAACAGGTTATCGGGGCTATCGTGGTGCAGAGTTTTACCGATCCCGGCGCTTATGATAAATCTTCATTGAAAGTACTTGAGAGTATCGCCAATCAATTAAGCGTATATATAGAGCACAAAAGGGCCCAGGAAAATCTCAGCAACAGCGAAGAGATGTTCACACTCATCGCAGAGAACACTGCCGACAATATAACGGTAATGGACCTGGACCTAAATATCACTTATACCAGTCCATCCGTTTTTCTCATGCGCGGTTATACTCAAGAGGAGGTAATTACTCAGAAAATAGATGAGATATTAACTCCTGAATCACTGCCAATCATAGTGGATGTTTTTAACCACGAAATGCAACTTGAATCGCAAGGGACTGCCGACCCGAAAAGAACCCTGAAACTCGAACTCCAGGAATATCATAAAGATGGTTCAGTGGTTTGGCTTGAAAACAGCATGTCGTTCCTGCGCGATCATCAGCAAAAAGCAATCGGGATAGTAGCTATATCACGGGACATTACTTTGAGGAAAAAGACTGAACAGGCTTTGCGTGAAGCCAAAGATAAAGCGGAAGCCAGCGATGTGTTGAAAACTGCATTCATGAACAATATCTCTCATGAAATACGCACCCCGCTGAATGGGATTCTTGGTTTCGGACAAATTATTGCTTATTCAAATCTTACGGAATCCGAACGCCTGAAATATCTTGAAATCCTTCAGCAAAGCACTGACCGGCTTATCCATACCATCACCGATTATATGGATATATCGCTCATAGTGTCCGGCAACCTCGAAATCAATAAAGATACTTTTGATCTGCATGAATTTATGGAGCAAATGCTCAGCAGAACCCAGGCCCGGTGCCGGGAAAAAAGCATTGATATTCAACTTGAACAAGCCCGTAATGATGTTGCTATTACAATAAACTCCGATAGGGAATTGCTTCAGAAAGTGATGGAGCATTTGCTTAACAACGCAATTAAATTTACCCCTCAAGGCCAGGTATCTTTTGGATATCATAAGCAGGACAACGGACTGGCATTCTTTATAAAAGACACTGGTATTGGTATTTCCAGCGAAGCCATGGAAACAATCTTTGAAGCCTTCCAGCAGGAAGATTTTGGTATGACCCGCGCTTACGAAGGCAGTGGTTTGGGCTTATCCATATCAAAAGGAATAATCAATAAACTTGGGGGGAAAATCTGGCTGGAATCGGAAAAGGAAAAAGGCACAACGGTGCATTTTCATCTTCCTGAAGCACACACTTCAACAACGCCTGATACCCGGCTTCCAGAACATGAGGAGATAAAACTGCCCGATCATCCATTGATACTGGTTGCCGAGGATGATGAGTCGAACTACCTTTATCTTGAAGTAGTGCTGCAAAAGATGGGGTTCAAAGTGATGCATGCCGCCAATGGAAAAATTGCCGTAGAGAAATGCAGGCAGCATGCTGAGATAAACCTGGTGCTGATGGATATAAAAATGCCTGTAATGAATGGGTTAGAAGCCACAACACTCATCAAGGAGTTCAGGAGCAATTTACCTGTAATCGCCATCACAGCATACGCCCTAAGCGGCGACGAATACCGGATCAAACAGGCAGGCTGTGACGATTACCTGGCAAAACCCGTTAGAAAGGATTTGCTGATGAACATTGTTGAAAAACATCTCTATCAGAAAAAGTCATAAAGTAAGATGAGAAACAAAACGAATGAATTGATCATCAGTAATAAATTACTGGCTCAAAACCTCAGGCGACTTCATTACCTGCCGTTTGTTTCCATACCTATCAATATTGGCCATATACTGTTTTTCTGGTATAATCTTTCCGAACCGAACACCTTAGAACATACCTGGGGCAATGGTATTATCATATCTCACGCGGTTTTAATATTTATAGCCCTGTGCATATGGGTACTTACGAGCCGTCGCAATAAAATTAAAAGTGAAAGGAATTCATTAATCTGGTTCGCAATACACATCATAGCCTTTTTGTTTGTGTTAGTGGGCGTGGCTATTGTAGTACTCGATCAACTGGTCACTCCCGCAATCACGCCGTATATTTTAATGACAATAGTTGCAGCAGTTTTATTTTTAACCAGGCCCCGCTACACCTTTATAATTTTTGGCACTGCATTTTTGCTATTCTATTTTACAATACCAATTACGCAGTCTGACCCAGCTATGCTGCTCTCTGGCAGGGTAAATGCGATGGCGGCAACTGGTCTTGGAGTATTCGCATCAATCCTGTCGTGGCGGAGGAATCGGGCTGCTTATGAACAATCACTTATCATTGAAGATCAGCAAAAGGCATTGGAAGCAAGTAATATGGAATTGAAAAAACAGGCTGTGATCCTCCATGATACCAATGCTACCAAGGATAAGCTGTTTTCTATTATTGCCCACGACCTGAAGAACCCTTTCAGTGGCATTATTGGTTTGAGTGAGGTTCTGAAAAATGAAGCGCGTACCCTCGACGCTGATGAAATGGAAAACTACGCATCAATTATTTATGATACGGCCCACCAAGCCCATGAATTGCTCGAAAACCTTCTGGAGTGGGCAAAAATACAACAAGGCAATATGGTGTTCGCACCTAAGACTATTAAACTAAAAGATATAGCCGACAATGCACTGCTGCTTGTAAATAACAATGCAATACAGAAAAACATAAGCATAGAGAATGAAATCGCAGAAGATATCGTGATAGAAGCTGATGAAAACATGCTAAATACCATCCTGCGTAACCTGTTGACCAATGCAGTTAAATTCAGCAATAACGGCGGTACAGTAACTATATTTATTGCAAAAACCAAAAACGGCTTGCAGCTAACTGTAAAGGATAACGGTATTGGCATTAGTGCCGGGAATATTCCTAAACTTTTTAAAACAGGCAGTGATTTTAACGAACGTGGCACAGCCAACGAAAAAGGTAGCGGACTTGGGCTGGTGTTGTGCAAGGAATTTGTTGAAAGGCACAATGGCAAACTTTGGGTTGAAAGCGAAGAAGGCAAAGGTTCTGCTTTTAATTTTCTGATTCCGTGCAATATGGGATGAACAATTCTTATATTTGTACGTTTTCCCAGACGAATGTATGAACTTCTTAAAGAACAATAACTTCGGCAATAGCTCTTTGCTTGATAGTGAAGAGTGGAGGGAGATCCTGATAAATGCCGCTTCGCACCATGTTTGGGCAATTGACAACAACTATTGCTTTTTATTCGGCAATACCCTTTTCCTGGATTATTTTAAGCAATTAACCGGAGTATGCCTGCGAGCTGGTGAATGCGTTTTTGTTGAAAGCGCTCCCGATAAGTTAAATGAAGAATGGCGTGCGTATTACGATCGTGTTTTTTTAGATGGCAAGAAATATTCCATTGTAGTAACAACTCATCAACCGCAGCAGACAATCCGGTTTACGACGATTCCAATTTTTTCAAAAGAAAATGCAATTACAAGGGTGCTCGTTATCGGAAACGATATTACCAATATAGATAAGCAGAGCAAGTCATTGCAAGATTCCGAAATGAAGTTCAGGGCATTGATTGAACAGGCGGCTGAAATGCTTTTTCTGCATGATATGCATGGCAAAATCATTGAAGTGAACAGGGCTACTATCCGTGAAACCGGGTACACTTTTGACGAGTTGCTGAAGATGACTGTTTTTGATATTGATCCTGATGCTGCATCAAGGTTGGATCCAAACAATATCTGGGAAACCCTGGGAAAATTGGATGAAAAAACCTTTGAAGTGAGGCACCGCAGAAAAGATGGAACATTTTATCCGGCCGAGGTAACAGTAGGCAGGATAAGCTTTGGCGAAAACGATTACATCCTTGCGCAGGCTCATAATATCACGACACGCAAAAGAGCCGAGGAAGAGCTAAAAAAAAGCGAGGTTCATCTTAGGGCCATCATGGAGTCAACCCAGGATGCTATGCTACTGATTGATAAAAATGGCACTTTGATTGACTCAAATGAGGCCTATGCCAAAAACCTGGGTCGCAACAGGGAAGAACTCCTGGGTAAAAACATTTTTAAAATTTTACCGGCCAATATTGCCAAAAAGCGACAGGCATGGGTGAATAAGGCAATTGCCTGCGGAAAAGTGGTTTATGGCAAAGATTACAGCAATGGAAAGTGGAGCGAGCACACTATTTGCCCAATTGTTATCAATGAGGAACCTACCGATAAGGTTGCGATTTTCTCAAGAGATATTACTGAGAAAATCATAACAGAGCAAGCAATCAAAGACAGCGAAATTAAATATCGCACCTTGTTTGAAAGCCTTTCGCAGGGTATTATTTACCAGGGAGTTGACGGCCAGATTACAGAGGCAAATGATGCAGCGTTAAAAATATTAGGATTAAGCAGAAGCCAGTTAATTGGAAAAAACTCTTACGACAAGTACTGGAAACTAATAAATGAAGATTACCAGACGCTGCCGCCTGATGAACACCCATCAGTTCTTGCTTTAAAAACAGGCCTTCCGGTTTACAATAAAACAATTGGCGTGTATTTACCCACACTCGACACATACAACTGGGTGATTGTAAATGCAATGCCTTTAACCAGACCGGGCGAAAAATATCCTGAACAGGTCTTTGTAAGCATGCAGAATATCACATCGAGGAAACTTGCTGAAGAAGCGCTGAAAGAGAGTGAAGAGCGTTTGCGTGAACTCAATGCCACAAAAGATAAATTCTTTTCAGTGATTGCCCACGACCTCAAGAGTCCGTTTCACAGCATTATCGGTTTCAGCGAAATACTTAAACATGAAGCCGTGAACCTTGAAATCAAGGAGGTTGAATCATATGCTTCAATCATTTACGAATCGGCCAACCAAACATTAAAGCTGCTTGAAAACCTGCTCGATTGGGCCAGGATGCAGCAAGGCACCATCACGTTTAACCCAAAACCGCTTGTTATTTGTGATGCGTTGAACAACTCACTGATCCTGGTTGGTGATCAGGCCAGGAAGAAAAACATCAATCTGGTAAATCAGGTTCCTGCCAAACTGATTGTAAATGGTGATGAAAACATGCTCAAAACTGTATTCCGCAATTTGCTGACCAATGCAATCAAATTCACAACGGCAGGTGGGTCGGTCTACATTACCGCTGAAAATACTGATACTGAAGTCAGGATTTCAGTAACCGATACCGGCATTGGCATCAGCAAAGAAAACATCAACAAGCTATTTAATATCGGATCAAACTTTACTATGCACGGCACTGAAAAAGAAAAAGGCACCGGACTAGGTTTGTTGATCTGCAAAGAATTTATTGAGAAACATGGGGGCATTATTCGTGTAGAAAGCAAAGAAGGTATAGGAAGTACTTTCTCAATCTCCTTGCCGGTCAAATCTTAAGTTCTATTCAATTTTGAACTAACCATCCGTACTTTTAGTGATGGTGGTTTTTATGCCATGGATTTGCCGCCAGGCAAATATACACTCGGGGTTGACCCTGCCCAATTAGGCTTCCTGAGAGCACAACAATTAGCAGTAATAGAATTCGAGGTCATGGCAAAATCCCAGAGTGATTATTTTGAAGGAATAAAGATTATACTGACAGAGAATGAAAGCGCCTCCGAAGATTAGAGTGCTCTGACCCTGATAGTCTGAATATATAATTCAGGCAGTCCCCACCCTAAACATTTCATTATTAAGAAACGTTTGTTATCAATTTGGTGCTTTTGTCACTATCTTTGCTTTCATGAGCGATTAAATACTAGTTTTCAATACATCTCGTTTGGTTGATTTAACAGAACAAAATCTATTGAATTAACATTTTACAGTTATGAACATAGTTTAATACGATGATCAGGAACATGATATTGATGGCATCCCAGGTTTTGTAATTATGATTTTCTGCCAGGGTTTTCTGATCCATTTGAAGGCAAGAGTATTTTTATGCGAATGACGCACAAACTAAAGATTCTTCTTCTGCTGGCAAATCCGGTATTGATTTTATGCACATCATTGCCAGCACAGGATGCCATCACCTCAGCCAGTCTAAAAAGAACGATAATAGTCAGGGGCGACCACTATTACCCACCTTACGAGTTTATAAATAAAAATGGTGAACCCGATGGATTCAATGTTGATCTTTTTAAAGCAATTGCAAAGGAACTGGGCCTTACTTACGAACTTGAGCTAGGCCCCTGGGATCAGATCAGAGAAGAACTGGAGACTGGCAAAATTGATCTTCTGTTAGGACTGATGGTATCACCGCAAAGAGCTGAAAAAATGCATTTTGGCGTCCCACACAGCGTAATGACCCATGGTATATTCACACACAAGAATAAATCTTTCAAAACACTGGAAGAACTTCGGGATAAGGAGATAATCGTGCAGAACCGTGACCGTATGCACGATTATTTGCTGGAGTCGGGCCTCACAGATAAAATTATTGTGGTAAAAACTCAGCTTGATGCCTTGCATTTACTGGAAAACGAACAGCATGACGCCGCGCTCTTAGGCAATTTTCAAGGTTCACACCTAATGAAAGAAAATAAACTTCGAAACGTAAAAATCAGAACCTCTGATATTGATCCGCAAAAGTATGCAATGGCTGTAAACCTTGATAGGATTGAACTGATATGGATTCTGAACCAGGGGCTTTACCAGATGAAAGTCAGCGGCGTTTACGACGAGCTCTATGAGAAATGGTTTGCGGTTCACGACAGGAATTATTTTATCAGGAAATACAAAATTGCATTGATCATATCGGGTGGTATTGCACTGCTTTTAGTTGCATTTATGCTGCTTTTGCGCATGAGGGTGAAGATTGCCACCAGAAGACTGAGCGAAAGCGAAGAAAAATACCGCTTACTGATCAACAACCAAAACGACCTGATCGTAAAAATTGATCCGCAAGGACGTTTTCTATTCGTAAGTCCATCCTATTGTAAGCTATTCGGCAAATCTGAAACAGAATTGATGGGTAAGAAATTTATGCCGATGGTTCATGTGGAAGACAGGGCAATTACTGCCAAAGCAATGGAAGACCTGCGCACTCCTCCTCATCAGGCATACGTTGAACAACGTGCATTAACCATACATGGGTGGAGATGGATTGCCTGGTCAGATACAGCCATACTAGGAAATGATAAAAAAATAAAGGCGATTGTCGGGATTGGCCGTGATGTGACCGAACGTAAACGTGCAGAAGCTGAGATTAAAAAGGCTAAAGAGCAAGCGGAGGAAAGCGACAGGCTCAAAACAGCCTTCTTAAACAACATTAGCCACGAAATAAGAACCCCACTTAACGGAATTCTTGGCTTTACCGATTTGATGAACAATCCCAATACAACACACGAGAAACGTGAATTTTATGCACGCATAATCAATCAAAGCAGTATTCAGTTGCTCTCCATTATTGACGATATCATCAATATTGCCACCATTGAAGCCGGCCAGGAAAAAATCAGGGAAAGCCATACCGATGTGGGCCTGGTAATGAAATACATCTATGAACAACTGAAACAGAAAGCTGAAGTAAAGGAGCTAAATTTCAACTTTCACTCTTCATTAAGCGAACGGGAATCAACAATAATATGCGACGGAACAAAGCTCACCCAAATATTAACCAGTTTATTAGGCAATGCTATCAAGTTTACACAATCAGGGTTTGTGGAGTTCAGTTGCCGGTTAGTAGATAATTTTCTTCATTTCTGCGTTGAGGATAGCGGTATTGGTATTTCACAAGAATATCAGTCATTGATTTTCGACCGGTTCAGACAGGGAAATCACAACAATATTAGTGAATATGGTGGAAACGGATTGGGGCTGTCAATTTCCCGGGCTTATGTTCAATTGCTTGGAGGCAGCATCTGGGTTGAATCCGAACCGCAAAAGGGTTCAAAATTTTATTTTACTGTACCTTACAAACCGATAATTGCCCCGTTAAACTCAAAAAAACAAAGCATTCCGGCCATTGATGCAGTTACAAAACAAGGATTGAGAACCATACTGCTTGCCGAAGATGAATACAGTAATTTTGTTTTACTGAAAATATTCCTGCAACCGGAAAATTTCAAGATTATCCATGTTGACGACGGTGAAAAAGCGGTTGATGCCGTCACAAAAAACACAGACATTAACCTTGTGCTCATGGACGTGAAAATGCCCGTAATGAATGGCCTCGATGCGACCCGGCTCATAAAACAGCAAAATCCGGAACTTCCGGTTATTGCCATTACTGCCTATGCTTTTGAAGGTGATATTGACAAAGCTTTGGAAGCTGGTTGCGACGATTATATTGCCAAACCTTTCGGAAAAGACGATCTTCTTTATATCATTAATAAGCATCTGAGTTGAAAACGTTATTAATAAAAGTTGCAACCACCTATGATTAAGCTTATGGAAAACAAAAACAAACCCTCCATACTTCTGGTTGACGATCTAAGTGAAAACCTTACACTCCTTGAGCACATCATAAAACCTCTGGGTGTTACAATGATCCTTGCCAACTCAGGATACGAAGCCCTAAGGAAAACGGAGAACAAAGAGCTATTTATGGCGCTTGTTGATGTGAAAATGCCTGGGATGGATGGCATTGAACTGGCCGGCCACCTTCAAAGCAATCACGACCGTGGTATGATACCAATAATTTTTGTCACCGCATTTGCGGATAACGAGGTGCTTGAAAAATGTTACGAAGTGGGAGCCGTTGATTTTATTACCAAACCCTTTCAGCGTCATATATTGCTTAGCAAGGTAAAAGTATTTCTGGAACTATTTAACCAGAAAAATGAAATTCGTGAGAACCAGCTCAAACTCGAAGAAAGTACACTTGAACTTGACCGTATAAACCAATCATTGAAGCAGTCGCATGAAGAGCTTACAGAATTAACCAGTCACCTCGAAGATGTAAGGGAAGATGAACGCAAGAGAATTGCACTTGACCTTCATGATGATCTTGGCCAAAAGCTAACAGCATTGCTCATGGATTTATCGTGGCTAAATAAAAACCTTACTAAAGATTTGCCCAGTTTAACCGCAAAAATTGGATCCATGAAAAACCTGCTTGACGATACAATCAACACGGTAAGGAAAATTTCGGTAGGATTAAGGCCGAGTACGCTTGACAACCTTGGCCTGGCTGCAGCTTTGCGTTGGCATTTTAGTGAGTTCGAAAACAATACCGGCATTCGGGTTGTTTCAAACATTATCCCTGAAGAACT
Coding sequences within it:
- a CDS encoding response regulator, with the protein product MENKNKPSILLVDDLSENLTLLEHIIKPLGVTMILANSGYEALRKTENKELFMALVDVKMPGMDGIELAGHLQSNHDRGMIPIIFVTAFADNEVLEKCYEVGAVDFITKPFQRHILLSKVKVFLELFNQKNEIRENQLKLEESTLELDRINQSLKQSHEELTELTSHLEDVREDERKRIALDLHDDLGQKLTALLMDLSWLNKNLTKDLPSLTAKIGSMKNLLDDTINTVRKISVGLRPSTLDNLGLAAALRWHFSEFENNTGIRVVSNIIPEELELDPKLSILIYRVVQEALTNVVRHAKASMVSIRLEQNNGTIHIEISDNGIGITKKEIEKPRSFGLLGMKERVASWGGKFVISGEAGKGTKLVIDLPVNNHKK